GTCCAGAACATTCCGGTCCTCCAGTTTGGAGTGGACAGCTGCCTTTCGTCCCCTCTAAAGCAGCATCATGGTGAGGGTGAGCagcaggtggagagggaggaggggttgGACAGCATTCATCTGCACCGGGCTCACATTATTTATGGGTCTCTGGCTCACAAGCGAAATAAATTATTCTAATTGGTCATTCGACGCTTGGGCTAATGAGCTTTCATTCCTAACACTGAATCCATGATGAAGTTTAATTATacctgggtttaaatacacatgaaTGCAATTACTAGgatgttttgggggttttttttcctgagacaATCCCCTCACCTTAGTGTACTTACAGTGGAATAATGCAATTCAtggtaaaacagaaaaaaaaaaaaaaattaattaattttttttttcaaaagcagaCTTTGTCTTCAATTAATCATTTGTAACTAGTCCATTGCCTTCCTTTTGATAAAGCCCATGATATGAGGAGTTCATTTTATCTTGTAGCTAAAAGCAAAAACTGGTTGGCCTCTAGGTCTTCCCTTAATTATCCACCATCAATACCATTGTCTGCACACTCACAGGAGCCCCTTACTGAGTATGAAAAAAATACATGGTAGGTTTGACTCATGCTTAGAAAGACTTTATGTCATGGGACTTCAGTCACTATAAAAAACTATCATGCAGTAATAACTGCATTTCTTTTTACTGGGTTTAAATTATTTGTCAAATTTAGCTGTCATCTGACCACAGCATGCGACAAGTAGAGGAAAATATATCAGAAGACTAGTGATGATATAAGCATTTAAGAGTCCAAACCTCCTATATTGAGGTGAAAAGCATAAATACGATTTTAagatgtgcatgtatgtctgtgtcagtTATAAGTCAGAGAACTACAAGCCTTATGGCACTTTGATTACTGAGTACAAAATATGATTTATTGGCTCCTAAAGGTTGAGTCATTTGAGTCATGCCTGAGTCATGCTTAATACAGGTCGAGTAAGAAAAGGATATTCCAAATGCCAAAATGGCAGGTGTACTCCAGGAAAGTTTTAATGCTATCTGTTCTACTGCTGACCTATACGTAGGTTAACTTTGATGCATCAGTTGTCCTTGGCACCACAGGAGAGGTGCAACTGTGCATGTGTTCTCTTCTCCTCAGAAGACAGCCCGGCACCTCTCAGCTGCATAGGCCTGGCCTGAGCCATGCCCTTCCATGCTGGTGGGGTTGATGCTCGTAAGGCGAATGGCATTGGTGGGAGAGAGGTTTCTCCTCTAATAGGCTGTTGAAGAGGATGGCATGATGAACCTCAGCATCCAGGGTTCTTGCCTTACGGTCTCTTTTCAGACACTCCACGAAAACCACAGAAAGAGCCTCCACAGAGTTGACCAGCCTGTCCATGCTGGCTCAAAGGTGTTGGATCTTGAGTCCTTAGTCAGGGCTTGCTGCTGTTGACTTATTACCATGCCATACATGCTAACAGCCTCTTTGAGGGATGCAGATTTCTAACATTATTTCGAGACAGCAGCGAGGCATAATTGGTGGAGACAAGCAGGTTTACtgaacaaatatattttaggaAATAGGAAAGGAAAAATATAGGAAATATAGGaaataggaaaaaaatattGGGAAAACAAAGACAGCTCTCTTAAGCAAGGAAAGTGAGCTAAGTATTAGTCCAGAGCAGGCTAATGCTGGGAAACAGCTTCTATGGGGTAAGGTAAGATGGGAAAGGTGAAATAAGGAACAAGTGAGggtaataatcaataatgtgTGATTGAAAGATATGTGTTTCGTACTCATGTGAGCGCAGTCTTGACTGAGCTCTAATACCCTATATGAATGGCATAGACTTTAAAATCTGGTAGTCTTAAACtgcaatatttgttttcttttatacttagcatttgtttaaataaaaatagaggTGTAACATAGGgcctattttattatttaattatttttacttaaatattattatttaaatattagctGTTCTTAGATCTCTTTGATATTCCCAAAAGACTCATTGTACCCATTCATAAATGAGCACGCATGCaaaaaaatacatgcatgcacacacacgtgcacatgtaGGAATTCACATGTGGTTTTAGAAGGGCTTACAGCCAGAGTGACTCACTGACAGATGGGACCTATATGTGAGGGGTAAAATATATGTTACTAGGTCAATGCTTAAGGGAACAACAACCATAACCATACCGATTCGCACCAGATGCAGTCATTACCATTagacatacaaaaacactcCCTTCCCATTTTTCTGAGAAGTCCTAAAAAGCATATCTTACTCATTCCATTCATActgtgatttaaatattttccttaAAAGCTCACTTTATAGGTCAGCTGGGTTATATTAAACAGTACTGTTGTTTGTTGTACAACAAATCATTAATAGATGCAAATACACCATAAGATTTTTACTCTCATGAGTTTTAGCTGAATGTCTGCTACAAGTCTAGCAATTTTCTCTTCTGATCCCACGTTGTACTGAAgacttctgtgtttctctgtacaTCACTTAgactttttatttgtatgtttttatgtactCACTGTAATAGTTCATGTGTGACTTTCATTAATAAATGCTGTCTTTTGTGTCTCAAAAGGCATTTGTGTCACCCTGGTGATAGCTAGTCCAGTCCTCCAGTCAGAAATAGAGCACTATGCCTGTCACAGATAGTCACTTGTCAGTCTTTTGTTCAGATTCATGCTAATGTGGCATTTTTGTGCCTATTTAACTGCAACCCAACACCCAGTTTAGTGTACTGTGTGGTAGTAGTATGACATAAATGTCAAACTGGCATTTCATTACAGAAAATCCAAACAtgcttcttgtctttcttttttccttgaCACATATTTGCTGAAACATAATTTTGATGGCCCTGCTTTCATGTCTGATCACCTGATCTGacctttaaatatttatttttctcaacaTTTTCAGATTCCGAAACCAATGGTCCCCACTTCTGCCACATGATCTATATAGCACAACCACTTTTACACAGAGCATCTAATTTGGAATAGTATCTCTTTAACATATTGGAGTTTGgtgatgtaaaaatgtacattattgaATATCCATCAAATAAGACATACAATATACTAAATATCACTTTTGCTGGATTGAAGACCGAGGAACATTATGGTTACATTGTAACAAGCGGAATGAAACGAAATGATGCGTATTGCCAGAAAGGTACTTTGCTGCCCTCTACAGTCagagaaaatatatacacaacaaaGCAATATTTTCTAGTTTCTAGGTACTCTTCTTTCTACAACATTTCCACCCGTTTACCTAACTGACTCATCCAGAATAAACAAGCCTGCAAggaatattcattatattcattattattatactcaAAATGTTTGGGGTCTATAAATCTTCAGGATAAAATATTTAGACATACcacaacatttcaaaatgtatttcaaattttttattatgaaaattagtcttaaaaatgtattaaaatgataCACAAAATGTGAAGCACCAAAAGCAATGCAGAACTACAAGGGAGAAGTGTATACCTAATCCTCTTTGAATGTGATTGACTAGTTATCTTAGTCATCTTAGTGCTTCCCATGTCTAAAGCATGGCAACCCACACAGAACTCACAACTGAGGCCAGCAAAGGGCCCAGCGAGATTTGTGACAAGGACAAACCTTCATTATATGTAAAGCTGGAAATTTTCTTCAGTGACAGGGGTGTAAAGCAAGGCTCCTCTGTGTAGCATACACATTTAAACCTCTCCTCAAACCAATCAACATCCTCTTGTGACAGATGTCCCTTCACAAGCAACCCTCCTGTGTTGTCCATACAGATGTGGTACCTTTGTGGAGACAAGTGAAGATAGCCTCCTTTTTCCCATGCCTTCCTCACACATCTTCCCTTAGCCTGGCACAAGGCTTCACTGCACAGTTGTGAGGCAGTGGTGACATTCAAGATGTAAGGGTTCAGGACTTTCTCTAGGTAGCGTTTTGCAGCTGTACAGGAAGCCTGGGTGTCATGATTCACAATGGAAAGACAGAGCAATAGCTTTCTTTTAGTGTGGTTTCATAATAATGTTCCATGACTTAGTAATTCAATGATTTGTCACTGATCAAGAGAACCCAAAGGCTGCAAGTTGTTTCTCAAAATTGACTACAAAATTGAAGTTGACTACTTCATGTTCATTATATTTCTAATCATTAGTTTATGCCAGCATTTGTATTGTACGGCATCGTGTGTCTAAATACCTCTGAGCTTGTGATGTTCATATTACCCCAGGCGATGACTCCAGAAGCTCCTAAAGCTGCAGCTTCCCCTATAGTGTTCACCAGGTCATACTGGAGAAAAGCACTCCGTTATTACTATAAGATGAACAAGAAACTGTTTGTTCTATCGTGTATAAAGCAACCATACAGCCATGCATAATGTTGATGTTATCATAGTAGCACAGTTTCAGAAAGGGAAAAATGTATCAGCTTGAATCTGAAATAAATCAAACTATAAAAAGAAGGTATTTTTGGAAATGTAAAACTCTATATCTAAACACAAACTTCTAATTGTAACCTTTCCAGAATTTAAACCTCTACTGTATAAACACATCCCACTGACCTCAGATAGGTAGTTGTCCTCACTGTCTTTGAAGCAAAGGCGGATGTATGCATACACAGGAATGGAATGAGTCTTGTTGGGGAGCACCGAAACCCTTAATGCCTCCTGAATTCTGTGACGGGCATAGAGCATGCCCTGTTTGGATTCCTGTAGTACATGCTCTAAGTAGATGGATGGGAAAAGAGCAGTGGAAGCATTCCAAAGCCAAAACAGCTCATCATTCCTTGACTTTTCAATTTCTGGACATTCTCCAGTATAATTCTCTATATTAAGGTTGTAGTCATAGTTATAACAGTCGGGGTACAAATAATATCCCCATTCACGTGATGGTCTCAATTTCTTTCCAAGGTTCAAAgatttgagaaaatatttttttgctgctttttcaaATGTCATCACTGCTAAGGTCTGTGCCTCTTCATAAGTAATAGAGAGATTGCTCTGCATGATGGCCTGTATAGACTTTTCTCTATAGATATCTTTGCTACCCCAGTTTCGGACCCACTGTGGCCTCCATTCCTCCAGGTCCAGTACAGCCAGCCCAGGATGATTCTCTGGAATATAAAAGATGATACTCTCCTTGGCGAGATCCCAATGCTTCTGGAAGTTAATTAGTTGTGGAAGTCCATTGTCATAATGCTTTCCACTTTCTTTGTCCACATAAGGGAAGATTCCAAAGCGGTCAGAATAGAAGATGGAGATACTCTGATTGGTGGCTAACTTTAAGGTGCTGCTCACCAACTGGAAGTAGGACAGGTCCAGCTCGATGGCAAAGCGACTCTGGCAGAGTTCTGTAGGAGCGTTCCACAAGAACAGGAAGGGGAAACCTGGTACTAGAGGTAAAGGACTGAGCCCTGCCCAGCAGTAATGGACAAGCATCAACAGCAGCAGAGCCATTACACACACCCTAGAGAAGAGGTACATGCTGTGGTTTTGTCAGTGCCTGAAAAAAAGGAATCCCTACAAAAAGGTGCAAAGTAATGTCAGCCTGAATGCTTCTTAAGTACTGTACatctaatttttattttcttataccattattttaaaaatatcaaagtgCCATTATACTGTGGAGCTCAATTTTCTAGGTTTGCAACAATAATTCTCTAAATATCTGAGAGATTACTTACTCTGTATCCCTTTCTGGATTAGCAATCTTTTTATTTTCGTTTAATTTATCTCATTTAAATTTAGACATTATGACatcaacaagaaaaaaaaaacattctataTACATTCACCTGATTTACATGTAATGTTacacaaatcatttaaatttctTGCACTCATATCTCTGTAAGGTTCTGTGCAATGCCACTAGCCATGATTTGACCATGATACCATATagcaccatcacacacacacacgtatacatatagATCCCAGGAACGACATCCGAGATTTGTCCCGAAGAGTGAAGTCAACTTCACTGTTCCTAACCCAGCATTCCTAACCCTCATGGTACTGACAGGTTAACCCAACTACAAAGACATTAAGATCGTCTAGAGAAGAAGCACACCAGTAGCCAGGTATTTCCCCATCATGTTCCTGAATACTGAAGTGATCTGGGTTTAGGTGCAGGTAGACATTCGAGTCGGGGTCCTTGCAGACACAGCGCCCATTACTCTGGCACAGAGTATCACTGCAGAGCTTTGCTGCTGCAGTTATGTTGGCTATATATGGGTTAAGGGTAGAGGGCAAGTAGGCAGTCAGTTCTTCACATGAGGCCTgcagtgcaagagagagagaatacgtCAAATACAACTTCAAGTACTATGGAAGACTTTGAAGGCTTTTGTCTCACTCCCCCTCAGTGTGTCTTGCCAAACTTCAAAGTAACTTTAGCGTTCAAAGAAGTAAAAATGCTGCTGAGGAGAAAAGATTTTATCTGTATGATATAGATGTTTTTGTAATCCAGATTTCCATCTATATCATGCAGATAAAATCTTTTCTCCTCAGCAGCATTTTTACTTCTTTGACAATACATGAAGTTCATGGtaataatgtgaaataaatcattCATTGACATTTCACTGAACAAATTGGGTGTGTAATAACCAAATCATGTAATCCATTAAAGTCTGATGCTCACAACAAAGAAGAATTGATgcacaatttatttttgaattttatgattttaaatagTATTTTGATATGGATAATTCTGGATAACTTTCTCTGCATAACTCACTGCACTACACAGTTCACAAAAGCCATAGAGTAAAAGATAGATATGCTTAATCACCTTGTTCAAGCACAACCATGTCTACAAATGCATGAACTGAAAGTAGCatattaagttttttttttaatgcgaAAGGAGACTTAGGAAAGCCACCATTGTTTCTGGGGTGATTAACACCATGACAGTTCATGCTTGATCAGATTGAGATCTGGGAAAATTGAAGGCCAAAACAAGATTGTTGTCAGAGTCCTCAATCCATCCTTATTACAGTTTATTCTTAATGCTAAATAAACTGGTAGCATTAAGATGTATTGACAATGTATTGACTATACCAGTGATTAACAGTAGCCTATTCATTGTGTTGAATACTTTTGAATGTGTTGCATGATTAATTCTTTCTCTGGAGTCTCTATGCACACAGttcttgaaaaatatttataaatcaagacgagtaataaataaaatgtacaggAACTCTTCTGCCAAAGGTTACTGCTGTATATAACCTTGGAGAAAAGCGAGAGGCAGAGGAGATATGATGTCCTTCTAAATTACATATTGAAGAATAATGGCTGTTATTTAAAGGTATTTGCCTTTCTTAAAATGGACTATTAGAAGCAGCCATTCATCTGACCAAAAGTATTTCAACAGGTCACTAAAACTAGTTTTGTTAGAAACTTCCCTCCACCTCTTTACCTAAGACACAACTCGCATGACATTCAGTTGTTGGGAAATAGTCAAGgcacatttttccatttttctagAGGAGGATTCAGATGTCttcatcagatttaaaaccacATTTATGTTTAATAGGTATACATCAGATATAGTTTATAGTCATTGTTAACAAGATACATTTTTTGAGCAAGGTAATTTATAGTCCATATATATCAATTGATGACTAAAGGTTTATATATTTAGAAAAATGCCAATTTTAGAACTAATGTAGATGTCCAAATTGGGGTCTTAAGTCATATTTTAATAACTAGAACATGGCATTATTGTTATATAAAAGTTGGTCTTGTTTTAGAAAATCAATAATGCAAGCATAAAagtttccctctttccctctgtgtgtgtaactcagaATATAGAGTATATTTTCATCTTTGAGGAAACGATAGAAAATGAAGGTCAAACTGA
This region of Electrophorus electricus isolate fEleEle1 chromosome 2, fEleEle1.pri, whole genome shotgun sequence genomic DNA includes:
- the LOC113568061 gene encoding hyaluronidase-5-like, producing the protein MALLLLMLVHYCWAGLSPLPLVPGFPFLFLWNAPTELCQSRFAIELDLSYFQLVSSTLKLATNQSISIFYSDRFGIFPYVDKESGKHYDNGLPQLINFQKHWDLAKESIIFYIPENHPGLAVLDLEEWRPQWVRNWGSKDIYREKSIQAIMQSNLSITYEEAQTLAVMTFEKAAKKYFLKSLNLGKKLRPSREWGYYLYPDCYNYDYNLNIENYTGECPEIEKSRNDELFWLWNASTALFPSIYLEHVLQESKQGMLYARHRIQEALRVSVLPNKTHSIPVYAYIRLCFKDSEDNYLSEYDLVNTIGEAAALGASGVIAWGNMNITSSEASCTAAKRYLEKVLNPYILNVTTASQLCSEALCQAKGRCVRKAWEKGGYLHLSPQRYHICMDNTGGLLVKGHLSQEDVDWFEERFKCVCYTEEPCFTPLSLKKISSFTYNEGLSLSQISLGPLLASVVSSVWVAML